The following proteins come from a genomic window of Lolium rigidum isolate FL_2022 chromosome 5, APGP_CSIRO_Lrig_0.1, whole genome shotgun sequence:
- the LOC124651636 gene encoding pyruvate kinase 1, cytosolic-like, whose amino-acid sequence MHSTNLLLEEPIRMVSILEPSKPNFFPAMTKIVGTLGPKSRSVEAISACLKAGMSVARFDFSWGDAAYHQETLENLKLAIKATKKLCAVMLDTVGPELQVVNKSEVTISLEENESVVLTPHKGQEASSKLLPINFSGLAKALKAGDTIFVGQYLFTGSETTSVWLEVSEVQGDDVVCVIKNSATLAGSLFTLHCSQIHIDLPTLSDEDKDVMKKWGAPNKIDFLSLSYTRHAEDVRQAREYLSKLGDLSQTLIFAKIENVEGLNHFDEILEEADGIILSRGNLGIDLPPEKVFLFQKSALHKCNMAGKPAVVTRVVDSMTDNLRPTRAEATDVANAVLDGSDAILLGAETLRGLYPVETISTVGRICAEAEKVFNQDLYFKRTVKYVGEPMTHLESIASSAVRAAIKVKASVIICFTSSGRAARLIAKYRPTMPVLSVVIPRLKTNQLKWSFTGAFEARQSLIVRGLFPMLADPRHPAESTSTTNESVLKVALDHGKVSGVIKSHDRVVVCQKVGDSSVVKIIELDD is encoded by the exons ATGCATTCCACCAACCTGCTCCTCGAGGAGCCCATCCGGATGGTCTCCATCCTCGAGCCGTCCAAGCCC AATTTCTTCCCGGCCATGACGAAGATCGTGGGGACGCTGGGGCCCAAGTCCCGCTCCGTCGAGGCCATCTCCGCCTGCCTCAAGGCCGGCATGTCTG TGGCCCGTTTCGATTTCTCGTGGGGCGATGCCGCGTACCACCAGGAGACGCTCGAGAACCTCAAGCTCGCCATCAAGGCCACCAAGAAGCTGTGCGCA GTTATGCTCGACACAGTCGGCCCTGAGCTGCAAGTGGTGAACAAGAGTGAAGTCACTATCTCGCTTGAAGAGAACGAGTCCGTTGTGCTTACACCTCACAAGGGCCAGGAGGCCTCCTCCAAATTGCTGCCCATCAACTTCTCTGGACTTGCCAAG GCTCTGAAGGCAGGGGACACGATATTTGTTGGGCAGTACTTGTTCACAGGCAGTGAGACTACTTCAGTTTGGCTAGAG GTTTCTGAAGTCCAAGGGGATGACGTGGTTTGTGTGATCAAGAACTCAGCTACCTTGGCTGGGTCACTCTTCACACTGCACTGCTCCCAGATCCATATCGACTTACCCACACTTTCTGATGAGGACAAGGAT GTTATGAAAAAATGGGGTGCCCCAAACAAGATTGACTTCCTCTCGCTTTCTTATACGCGACATGCGGAAGATGTGCGCCAA GCACGCGAGTACCTCTCAAAGTTGGGTGATCTTAGCCAAACTTTGATTTTTGCCAAAATAGAGAATGTGGAG GGCTTAAACCATTTTGATGAAATCCTGGAAGAAGCAGATGGTATAATTCTGTCAAGGGGTAACCTCGGAATTGATCTTCCACCGGAAAAG GTGTTTTTATTTCAAAAATCTGCTCTCCACAAGTGCAACATGGCTGGAAAGCCTGCTGTCGTTACTCGTGTTGTGGACAGTATGACTGACAACCTCAGGCCTACTCGTGCGGAGGCAACTGATGTGGCAAACGCAGTACTGGATG GTAGTGATGCCATTCTCCTTGGTGCTGAGACTCTTCGTGGGTTGTACCCAGTTGAGACTATTTCAACAGTAGGCAGAATTTGTGCTGAG GCTGAGAAGGTCTTCAACCAAGATTTATACTTCAAGCGGACCGTGAAATACGTGGGAGAACCCATGACTCACTTGGAATCTATTGCTTCCTCTGCA GTGCGGGCTGCTATCAAAGTGAAGGCTTCTGTCATCATTTGCTTTACCTCATCTGGAAGGGCCGCAAG GCTAATTGCCAAGTACAGGCCCACGATGCCTGTTCTGTCTGTTGTCATTCCTCGTCTTAAAACAAACCAACTGAAGTGGAGCTTCACAGGCGCATTTGAA GCAAGACAATCACTTATAGTTAGAGGCCTTTTTCCCATGCTTGCTGATCCACGTCACCCA GCTGAATCTACTAGCACTACAAATGAGTCAGTTTTGAAGGTTGCTCTTGACCACGGCAAGGTGTCCGGTGTGATCAAATCGCACGACCGTGTTGTCGTCTGTCAGAAGGTGGGAGATTCCTCGGTCGTGAAGATCATTGAGCTGGACGACTAG
- the LOC124652678 gene encoding uncharacterized protein LOC124652678 has product MDAVAFPPPPPPFLDDDFDFGDFTFAPAAPAPPPPADFAAFDDDWGDFVVGSNPDTPATAPKDKPAAGAWEKPRGPLPLSLFGADDKEEEEEEEEEDAGPSMPPPASAHQRTPSFESKGLRPADLKDLIVGLYGSQPAPATDAPGASAPEVAEDDDGFGDDGWEFKAAPPSVAGQEGGGPARGDGIEGMPKSLESDQEDWSLFTSVNNKQNHVQTTDHVRNHESIGQSTKNLSYRPDNSSSILNLYKEHNLVDEVHAPQSCSESVLSSSDLFSNNEMNSSYGTDENHSIKSASDSILIDFYHKLREEAVAMIFRYNKDIKEAQKSPTHLDRTNKVAAIEGEIQEIWEKLQDSSVAEGFCIGEQPSRDACFSELLKSTKEEQVKDFEQQYHLAEKLTLAQHDMSLAVELYKHSVSTLLILELASKEEQCDYVAAWYSLFLSCAQELQHGAVLWQESCHAKVCDQVISEGVHCLIALGEIYRVAQILHLSLQYFKPWVLADPGMLNKMSACWDSCTNAWTGGLETALGTVIDSNHLEASVVKALLETIISINELEVANLQNGLPNSELTCQLTLMPTGLLPELKVIVWNGNHYFVKVANLWVNRVSSNPPRFSLTHVSTMNGTTNN; this is encoded by the exons ATGGACGCCGTCGCgttcccgccgcctccgccgcccttCCTCGACGACGACTTCGATTTCGGCGACTTCACCTTCGCGCCCGCCGCGCCTGCGCCCCCGCCGCCGGCTGATTTCGCGGCCTTCGACGACGACTGGGGCGACTTCGTGGTCGGATCCAACCCGGACACCCCCGCCACCGCTCCCAAGGACAAGCCGGCCGCCGGAGCCTGGGAGAAGCCACGCGGCCCTCTGCCCCTATCCCTGTTTGGAGCcgacgacaaggaggaggaggaggaggaggaggaggaggacgcaggGCCGTCCATGCCGCCGCCCGCGAGCGCGCACCAGCGGACCCCGTCGTTCGAATCCAAAGGGCTGAGGCCCGCGGATCTGAAGGACCTCATCGTCGGCCTCTACGGATCTCAGCCCGCGCCCGCCACCGACGCGCCAGGGGCGAGCGCGCCGGAGGTGGCGGAGGACGATGACGGGTTCGGGGATGACGGTTGGGAATTCAAGGCCGCGCCTCCCTCGGTTGCTGggcaggaaggaggcgggccagcTCGCGGGGATGGGATTGAG GGTATGCCAAAATCATTGGAAAGTGACCAGGAAGACTGGTCACTATTTACTAGTGTGAATAATAAGCAGAACCATGTCCAGACTACGGATCATGTTAGAAATCATGAGTCCATAGGACAAAGTACGAAGAACTTGAGTTATCGTCCAGATAATAGTTCATCCATACTCAACTTGTACAAAGAACACAACCTAGTCGATGAAGTTCATGCACCTCAAAGTTGTTCAGAAAGTGTGCTGAGCTCTTCTGATTTGTTCTCCAACAATGAAATG AACTCTTCGTATGGAACAGATGAAAACCATTCCATTAAATCAGCAAGCGATAGCATTTTGATTGATTTCTACCATAAGCTGAGAGAAGAGGCAGTGGCAATGATATTCCGGTATAATAAGGACATTAAG GAGGCCCAGAAAAGTCCTACACATTTAGATAGAACCAACAAGGTGGCAGCAATAGAAGGGGAGATTCAG GAAATTTGGGAGAAACTACAAGATTCATCAGTTGCAGAAGGATTTTGCATAGGGGAACAGCCTTCAAGGGATGCATGTTTTTCTGAACTTCTTAAAAGTACCAAAGAGGAACAAGTGAAGGATTTTGAGCAACAATATCATTTAGCAGAAAAATTAACACTG GCACAGCATGACATGAGTTTGGCAGTTGAACTTTACAAGCATAGTGTGTCAACCTTACTTATCTTGGAACTAGCATCCAAAGAGGAGCAATGTGATTATGTAGCCGCATGGTACAGTTTATTTCTGTCCTGTGCTCAGGAATTGCAGCATGGTGCTGTGCTTTGGCAAGAATCTTGTCATGCAAAAGTCTGTGACCAAGTAATCTCTGAAG GTGTTCATTGCCTTATTGCTCTTGGGGAGATCTACAGAGTTGCACAGATCTTGCATTTGTCCTTGCAGTATTTCAAACCTTGGGTTCTTGCAGATCCCGGAATGCTTAATAAAATGTCAGCTTGTTGGGACAGCTGCACTAATGCATGGACTGGTGGTTTAGAAACAGCTCTCGGAACAGTTATTGACAGCAATCACTTGGAGGCATCTGTTGTTAAAGCTCTTCTGGAGACTATCATTAGTATTAATGAACTTGAGGTGGCCAATCTTCAGAATGGCCTTCCCAACAGTGAGTTGACATGTCAACTAACACTCATGCCAACTGGTTTGCTACCAG AGCTGAAAGTGATCGTGTGGAATGGTAATCACTATTTTGTTAAAGTTGCAAACTTGTGGGTGAATCGAGTGTCTTCCAATCCTCCTCGGTTTTCACTCACTCATGTCTCTACAATGAACGGTACAACCAACAACTGA